The Gammaproteobacteria bacterium DNA window ATCCAGAAGTTAAATCTCTAATTTCATGACCGGTAACTTTTGATGCAATGAAATTGTAAACTTTATTGCCTAATCCTCTCAGTATATTGGCTTGTGATTCTTCAGTTCGAGCGCCAACGACCATGTCGTAACCAGTTTCTATTGTATCGATTAAGTTCTGAATGTAGATTGGGTCATGTTGGCCATCAGCATCCATAAATATAATGTATTCTGTTTTGCATGCTCTTGCGCCTGATTTAATCGCTGCTCCGTTACCCATACTATAAGGGTGAGATATAACTTCTGTTGCGTAATCACTGGCTATTGAATGAGTGTCATCAGTAGAGCCATCATCAACAACTATAATGGGCAGGTTAGGAAAGCTTGAATGTAATTTTGGAAGTAATAGAGCCAAATTCTCACTTTCATTTTTTGCTGGGATAACAACTGAAAAATTTGATGACATGGTAAAAGAGCACTGTTGAATCAGGATACAATGATATAGTTAATTGATATATTTATCAGTATATTATTCAGCTAAGACTTGGGTTTTTTTTCAATTGCTAGAGTGACGATTCTTTCCAATTCTGTAAGTTGTGGAATATTTTCATATATTCTATTTTTATCTTTAGCCCGTTTAAGATAAGGAAGACTCTCTCTCGGGCGATTAAGTGCTAATAATAAATTAATGTAGTCAACATAGTTTTGAATTTCGCCGGGATTAATTGCCATAGCTTTCTTCAAATGATGCTCAGCAAGTAATGGATTCATGCCTCGCTGAAGGATAAACTGTGCTCTCGCGGAATGATATGCTGAGTGAATTACTTCATTTAATTCAAGCCTTTGATTTGATTCAAGCGCATCAAATAAGATTTGTGCAGCGTCAGTTGGCAATATGCATGCTTTTTTAGTGCAATCCGTAATTGTTTTGAGTAATTTCACATCACTAATACGTGGAACAGGAGTA harbors:
- a CDS encoding glycosyltransferase family 2 protein, encoding MSSNFSVVIPAKNESENLALLLPKLHSSFPNLPIIVVDDGSTDDTHSIASDYATEVISHPYSMGNGAAIKSGARACKTEYIIFMDADGQHDPIYIQNLIDTIETGYDMVVGARTEESQANILRGLGNKVYNFIASKVTGHEIRDLTSGFRAVKRELFIRYLYLLPNGFSYPTTITMAFFRSGYSVSYLPIVANKRKGKSHINLSKDGIRFFIIIIKIASLYSPLKVFTPVSVFTAILGLSNYAYTYIVAERFTNMSALLFIVSIIIFMLGLLAEQITVLTYAASERRRPDQVK